In Streptomyces sp. NBC_00448, the following are encoded in one genomic region:
- a CDS encoding HelD family protein → MAAQTAAPGVRDQEIAAEQAHLDRVYSRLEEKIHEAEFLMSDAAKRGQVGTPGALAERDAQVFRAGVHLNRLNSEFEDFLFGRIDLLPGKDGKKGADGAYTSIEPADDAIRADGAADIAETLHIGRIGVLDAEYAPLVIDWRAPAAAPFYRSTPVAPGRVVRRRVIRSKGRRVLGVEDDLLRPELTTGLPVVGDGALMAALGQARTHSMRDIVSSIQAEQDLVIRAPAASVTEVSGGPGTGKTAVALHRAAYLLYQDRRRYSGGILCVSPTPLLVAYTEGVLPSLGEEGQVAIRAVGSLVDGVTAELYDDPAVARIKGSLRMLKVLRNAARGCLELPPDPAAGGGASPQGGRLRVVAFGRRVELEANELNAVRQQVLGGTTPVNLLRPRARRLLLDALWRKTGRRFDDPDLAAQERAGFDEDISTEPDFMEFLDAWWPVLEPVRVLAALADDKRLARWARRVLSPPEVRRVARSLRRAGTSVHDVALLDELDTLLGSPPREKRREVDPLDQLTGLEELMPQASAETRRERAERLARERTEYAHVIVDEAQDLTPMQWRMVGRRGRTATWTIVGDPAQSSWTDVDEAARARDEALGTRPRRRFTLTVNYRNPAEIAEVASTVLALAMPGSPSPRAVRSTGIAPRYDVAGEDLGADVRAAARRLLGEVDGTVGVVVAMNRRAQARRWLDGLGDRVVALGSLEAKGLEYDATVVVGPAEIAEESPAGLRTLYVALTRATQRLTVLAVPADLPDAAGVPDLLRAD, encoded by the coding sequence GTGGCCGCGCAGACCGCAGCACCGGGGGTCCGGGACCAGGAGATCGCCGCGGAGCAGGCGCACCTGGACCGGGTGTACAGCCGCTTGGAGGAGAAGATCCACGAGGCGGAGTTCCTGATGAGCGACGCCGCCAAGCGCGGGCAGGTCGGCACGCCCGGCGCGCTGGCCGAACGCGACGCGCAGGTCTTCCGCGCGGGCGTCCACCTCAACCGCCTCAACAGCGAGTTCGAGGACTTCCTCTTCGGCCGGATCGACCTGCTGCCCGGCAAGGACGGCAAGAAGGGCGCGGACGGGGCGTACACCTCGATCGAACCCGCCGACGACGCGATCCGCGCCGACGGCGCCGCGGACATCGCCGAGACCCTGCACATCGGCCGGATCGGCGTGCTCGACGCGGAGTACGCCCCGCTGGTGATCGACTGGCGGGCGCCGGCCGCCGCGCCCTTCTACCGCTCCACGCCGGTCGCGCCCGGCCGGGTGGTGCGCCGCCGGGTGATCCGCTCCAAGGGCCGCCGGGTGCTCGGCGTCGAGGACGACCTGCTGCGCCCGGAGCTGACCACCGGGCTGCCGGTGGTCGGCGACGGCGCGCTGATGGCGGCGCTCGGCCAGGCGCGTACGCACAGCATGCGCGACATCGTCTCCAGCATCCAGGCCGAGCAGGACCTGGTGATCCGGGCCCCCGCCGCGTCCGTGACCGAGGTGTCCGGCGGCCCCGGCACCGGCAAGACCGCGGTGGCCCTGCACCGGGCCGCGTACCTGCTCTACCAGGACCGCCGCCGCTACTCCGGCGGCATCCTGTGCGTGAGCCCCACCCCGCTGCTGGTCGCGTACACCGAGGGCGTCCTGCCGTCGCTCGGTGAGGAGGGCCAGGTCGCGATCCGCGCGGTCGGCTCGCTGGTCGACGGCGTGACGGCGGAGCTGTACGACGACCCGGCGGTGGCCCGGATCAAGGGTTCGCTGCGGATGCTGAAGGTGCTGCGCAACGCGGCCCGCGGCTGCCTGGAGCTGCCGCCGGACCCCGCTGCGGGCGGCGGCGCGAGCCCGCAGGGCGGGCGGCTGCGGGTGGTCGCCTTCGGCCGCCGGGTGGAGCTGGAGGCGAACGAGCTGAACGCGGTGCGCCAGCAGGTGCTGGGCGGCACCACCCCGGTCAACCTGCTGCGCCCGCGCGCCAGACGGCTGCTGCTGGACGCGCTGTGGCGCAAGACCGGCCGCCGGTTCGACGACCCGGACCTCGCCGCGCAGGAGCGCGCGGGCTTCGACGAGGACATCAGCACCGAGCCGGATTTCATGGAGTTCCTGGACGCCTGGTGGCCGGTGCTGGAGCCGGTCCGGGTGCTGGCCGCGCTCGCCGACGACAAGCGGCTGGCCCGCTGGGCCCGCCGGGTGCTCAGCCCGCCGGAGGTGCGCCGGGTGGCCAGGTCGCTGCGGCGGGCCGGCACTTCGGTGCACGACGTGGCGCTGCTGGACGAGCTGGACACGCTGCTGGGTTCGCCGCCCCGGGAGAAGCGCCGCGAGGTCGATCCGCTCGACCAGCTCACCGGGCTGGAGGAGTTGATGCCGCAGGCGAGCGCCGAGACCCGCAGGGAGCGGGCGGAGCGGCTGGCGCGGGAGCGTACCGAGTACGCGCACGTGATCGTGGACGAGGCGCAGGACCTCACGCCGATGCAGTGGCGGATGGTCGGCCGGCGCGGCCGCACCGCCACCTGGACGATCGTCGGTGACCCGGCGCAGAGTTCGTGGACGGACGTCGACGAGGCGGCCCGGGCGCGTGACGAGGCGCTGGGCACCCGTCCGCGCCGCCGGTTCACCCTCACCGTCAACTACCGCAACCCCGCGGAGATCGCCGAAGTCGCCTCCACCGTGCTGGCGTTGGCGATGCCCGGCAGCCCGTCGCCGCGCGCGGTCCGCTCCACCGGGATCGCGCCGCGCTACGACGTGGCCGGCGAGGATCTGGGCGCCGACGTGCGGGCCGCCGCGCGGCGGCTGCTCGGCGAGGTGGACGGCACCGTCGGGGTCGTGGTGGCGATGAACCGCCGCGCGCAGGCCCGGCGTTGGCTGGACGGGCTCGGCGACCGGGTGGTCGCGCTGGGCAGCCTGGAGGCCAAGGGGCTGGAGTACGACGCGACGGTCGTGGTCGGGCCGGCGGAGATCGCGGAGGAGTCCCCGGCGGGGCTGCGCACCTTGTACGTCGCCCTGACGCGGGCCACGCAGCGCCTCACGGTGCTGGCGGTGCCCGCGGACCTGCCCGACGCGGCAGGCGTGCCGGATCTGTTGCGGGCGGACTGA
- a CDS encoding CGNR zinc finger domain-containing protein: protein MRFDGGRVCLDLAATKEHGQAETADELRDTAQLSRWLYGAGLVPAATAIPVESGWLPHFHELRALLRRLVACEVDGDAPAPDDIAALNHFARPAPPAPAAVPEPRTEPRTATHTATRKPPQKETEPAVALSRRLAAPPTWESLASVVARDAVDLLTDPVARDRLRRCEGERCHRVYLDTSRGRRRRWCSSEVCGNRERVARHRRRTTLAGTQG from the coding sequence ATGCGGTTTGACGGGGGCCGGGTGTGTCTGGATCTGGCGGCCACGAAGGAGCACGGGCAGGCGGAGACCGCGGACGAACTGCGGGACACCGCGCAGCTGAGCCGGTGGCTGTACGGCGCGGGCCTGGTCCCCGCGGCCACCGCGATACCGGTGGAGAGCGGGTGGCTGCCCCACTTCCATGAACTGCGCGCACTGCTGCGGCGGCTGGTGGCGTGCGAGGTGGACGGCGACGCGCCGGCCCCGGACGACATCGCCGCGCTCAACCATTTCGCGCGCCCCGCGCCCCCCGCACCCGCGGCCGTACCGGAGCCGCGTACCGAGCCCCGTACGGCGACGCATACGGCGACGCGGAAGCCGCCGCAGAAGGAGACGGAGCCGGCCGTCGCGCTGTCGAGGCGGCTCGCCGCACCTCCCACCTGGGAATCCCTCGCCTCCGTCGTGGCCCGGGACGCCGTGGACCTGCTCACCGACCCGGTCGCGCGGGACCGGCTGCGCCGCTGCGAGGGCGAGCGCTGCCACCGCGTCTACCTCGACACCTCGCGCGGCCGGCGCCGCCGTTGGTGCAGCAGCGAGGTGTGCGGGAACCGGGAACGGGTCGCCCGGCACCGCCGCCGCACCACCCTCGCCGGCACCCAGGGCTGA
- a CDS encoding uroporphyrinogen-III synthase produces the protein MDADSEPNGAAGGVPPLAGFTVGVTAARRADELATLLERRGAVVLRAPSLRIMPLADDTELLATTKRLLDDAPDVVVATTAIGFRGWLEAADGWGLGEALLRRLAETRVFTRGPKVRGAVRAAGLAEAWSPASESMAEVLEQLLAEGVEGRCVAVQLHGEPTAGFDEALRSAGARVVAVPVYRWMPPEDLGPVDRLLDAVFAGGVDAVSFTSAPAVTSLLKRAEQRGRLDDLLRAFRGEVLAACVGPVTALPLQERDVPTLQPERFRLLPLVQVLARELPARVHPLPVAGHRVEVRGHAVLVDGLLRPVPPAGMALLRALARRPGWVVGRGELLRVLPGAGRDEHAVETAVARLRTALGEPRLVQTVVKRGYRLALDPPG, from the coding sequence ATGGATGCGGACTCCGAACCGAACGGTGCGGCCGGCGGGGTGCCGCCGCTCGCCGGGTTCACCGTCGGGGTGACCGCCGCCCGTCGTGCGGACGAACTGGCCACGCTGCTGGAGCGGCGGGGCGCGGTGGTGCTGCGGGCGCCGAGCCTGCGGATCATGCCGCTCGCCGACGACACGGAACTGCTGGCGACCACCAAGCGGCTACTGGACGACGCGCCGGACGTCGTGGTCGCCACCACCGCGATCGGCTTCCGCGGCTGGCTCGAGGCGGCCGACGGGTGGGGGCTCGGTGAGGCGCTGCTCCGGCGGCTCGCCGAGACCCGGGTGTTCACCCGCGGTCCGAAGGTGCGCGGCGCGGTCCGCGCGGCCGGGCTCGCCGAGGCGTGGTCGCCGGCCTCCGAGTCGATGGCCGAGGTGCTGGAGCAGTTGCTGGCCGAGGGCGTCGAAGGGCGGTGCGTCGCCGTCCAGTTGCACGGCGAACCGACGGCCGGGTTCGACGAGGCGCTGCGGTCGGCCGGGGCGCGGGTGGTGGCCGTGCCGGTCTACCGGTGGATGCCCCCGGAGGACCTGGGGCCGGTCGACCGGCTGCTCGACGCGGTGTTCGCGGGCGGGGTCGACGCGGTGAGCTTCACCTCCGCGCCCGCGGTCACCTCGCTGCTGAAGCGGGCGGAGCAGCGCGGGCGCCTCGACGATCTGCTGCGGGCGTTCCGGGGGGAGGTACTGGCCGCGTGCGTGGGGCCGGTGACGGCCCTTCCGCTCCAGGAGCGGGACGTTCCGACTCTGCAGCCCGAGCGGTTCCGGCTGCTGCCGCTCGTGCAGGTGCTCGCGCGTGAACTGCCCGCGCGGGTCCACCCGTTGCCGGTGGCCGGGCACCGCGTCGAGGTGCGCGGGCATGCGGTCCTCGTCGACGGTCTGCTTCGGCCGGTGCCCCCGGCCGGGATGGCGCTGCTGCGCGCGCTGGCCCGCCGGCCGGGGTGGGTGGTCGGCCGCGGTGAGCTGCTGCGGGTGCTGCCCGGGGCCGGGCGCGACGAACACGCCGTCGAGACGGCGGTGGCGCGGCTGCGTACCGCCCTCGGGGAGCCGCGGTTGGTGCAGACCGTGGTGAAGCGGGGGTATCGGTTGGCGCTGGACCCCCCGGGCTGA
- the smpB gene encoding SsrA-binding protein SmpB — protein MAKETGRKIIAQNKKARHDYLILDTYEAGLVLTGTEVKSLRMGRASLVDGFAQLEGGEAYLYNVHIPEYTQGTWTNHSARRKRKMLLHRAEIDKLDQKSQESGHTVIPLALYFKDGRVKVEIALARGKKEYDKRQTLREKQDRRETDRAVSAARRRQRA, from the coding sequence ATGGCTAAAGAGACGGGTCGCAAGATCATCGCGCAGAACAAGAAGGCGCGGCACGACTACCTCATCCTCGACACGTACGAGGCGGGGCTGGTCCTCACCGGCACCGAGGTGAAGTCGCTGCGGATGGGCCGCGCGTCACTGGTGGACGGCTTCGCCCAGCTGGAGGGCGGCGAGGCGTACCTCTACAACGTGCACATCCCCGAGTACACGCAGGGGACCTGGACGAACCACTCGGCACGCCGCAAGCGGAAGATGCTGCTGCACCGCGCGGAGATCGACAAGCTCGACCAGAAGTCCCAGGAGAGCGGGCACACCGTGATCCCGCTGGCGCTGTACTTCAAGGACGGCCGGGTGAAGGTCGAGATCGCCCTCGCCAGGGGCAAGAAGGAGTACGACAAGCGGCAGACGCTGCGGGAGAAGCAGGACCGGCGCGAGACGGACCGCGCGGTCTCCGCGGCACGGCGCAGGCAGCGCGCCTGA
- a CDS encoding S41 family peptidase, whose translation MSGPSLFGTPRRWRRGATLTLVCGAMLATGAAASSLTGVDAQGRRNGHEVASAPAGAARTAGGAPSGGATGKGFGSPGSGVTGSGSTDDGRGGGGAPTATAGGGKDPAADTGRISREPDSGAPGSDAAQQLVSRSGDRWSSFYTAQEYAGFQQALNGRYVGTGVSVRRIDGGRIQIAKVQAGSPADRAGLRGGDVLAAIGDTRCTGLPVTEVVADLRGDNVPGSPVTLDVERGSRDWTVAVHRATLATEAVTVTRQQDGPTVIKVDAFTKGVGEQVAAAVKGSDHGVLLDLRGNSGGLVTEAVATASAFLDGGLVATYDVHGQQQALYAAAGGDTAVPLVVLVDGGTMSAAEMLSGALQDRGRAVVIGSRTFGKGSVQMPTTLADGSVAELTVGHYRLPDGRTVDGKGITPDVVVSGGQDPVAASREVFAGLGAPS comes from the coding sequence ATGTCCGGCCCGTCGTTGTTCGGGACGCCCCGCCGCTGGCGCCGCGGGGCCACCTTGACATTGGTGTGCGGCGCGATGCTGGCCACCGGCGCGGCGGCGAGCAGCCTCACCGGTGTGGACGCACAGGGCCGCAGGAACGGCCACGAGGTCGCCTCGGCCCCGGCCGGCGCCGCACGGACCGCCGGCGGCGCGCCCTCGGGCGGCGCCACGGGTAAAGGTTTCGGCTCCCCCGGCAGCGGCGTGACGGGCAGCGGAAGCACCGACGACGGGCGCGGCGGCGGTGGCGCCCCGACGGCCACGGCCGGCGGGGGCAAGGACCCCGCGGCGGACACCGGCCGCATCAGCCGGGAACCCGACTCCGGCGCCCCCGGCTCCGACGCCGCGCAGCAGCTCGTCAGCCGCAGCGGCGACCGCTGGTCGTCGTTCTACACCGCCCAGGAGTACGCGGGCTTCCAGCAGGCGCTGAACGGGCGGTACGTCGGGACCGGCGTCTCCGTGCGCCGGATCGACGGCGGCCGCATCCAGATCGCCAAGGTCCAGGCCGGCAGCCCCGCCGACCGGGCCGGGCTGCGCGGCGGCGACGTGCTGGCCGCCATCGGCGACACCCGATGTACCGGCCTGCCCGTCACCGAGGTCGTCGCGGACCTGCGCGGCGACAACGTGCCGGGCAGCCCCGTCACCCTCGACGTGGAACGCGGCTCGCGCGACTGGACGGTCGCGGTGCACCGCGCGACCCTCGCCACCGAGGCGGTCACCGTCACCCGGCAGCAGGACGGCCCGACCGTGATCAAGGTCGACGCCTTCACCAAGGGGGTCGGCGAGCAGGTCGCGGCGGCGGTCAAGGGCTCCGACCACGGCGTCCTGCTCGACCTGCGCGGCAACTCCGGTGGCCTGGTCACCGAGGCGGTCGCCACCGCGTCGGCCTTCCTCGACGGCGGCCTGGTCGCCACGTACGACGTGCACGGACAGCAGCAGGCGCTCTACGCGGCGGCCGGCGGCGACACCGCGGTGCCGCTGGTGGTGCTGGTCGACGGCGGCACCATGAGCGCGGCCGAGATGCTCTCCGGCGCGCTCCAGGACCGGGGCCGGGCGGTCGTGATCGGTTCGCGCACCTTCGGCAAGGGCTCGGTGCAGATGCCCACCACCCTCGCGGACGGCTCGGTCGCCGAGCTGACCGTCGGGCACTACCGGCTGCCGGACGGCCGTACCGTCGACGGCAAGGGCATCACCCCTGACGTGGTCGTCTCCGGCGGGCAGGACCCGGTCGCCGCGAGCCGCGAGGTATTCGCTGGCCTCGGTGCCCCCTCCTAG
- the ftsX gene encoding permease-like cell division protein FtsX, translated as MRVQFVLSEIGVGLRRNLTMTLAVVISVALSLALTGGALLVNKQVDAMKGYWYDKVEVSVYLCNKNDAATTPNCAAGPVTDDQKAQILADLKKLPVVKKIYYETAEGAYKHYKEQFKSNKQLADSITPDQMEQSYQVKLKDPTKFEVVASAFNGRKGVQSVEDQRKVLQNLFDLLNGMTRVAYVVLAFMLTVAMLLIINTVRVSAFSRRRETGIMRLVGASSFYIQMPFIMEAAFAGLVGAGLACVMLLGGRYFLIDAGLRLQDKIPLVSFLGWGPVVQVLPLVLLIGVVMPAFAAFIALRRYLKV; from the coding sequence ATGCGTGTCCAGTTCGTTCTGTCGGAGATCGGCGTCGGTCTCCGCCGGAACCTCACGATGACCCTTGCCGTCGTCATCTCCGTGGCGCTCTCCCTCGCCCTCACCGGCGGTGCCCTGCTCGTGAACAAGCAGGTCGACGCGATGAAGGGCTACTGGTACGACAAGGTCGAGGTCAGCGTCTACCTCTGCAACAAGAACGACGCGGCCACCACGCCCAACTGCGCCGCCGGTCCGGTGACCGACGACCAGAAGGCCCAGATCCTCGCCGACCTGAAGAAGCTGCCGGTCGTCAAGAAGATCTACTACGAGACGGCCGAGGGCGCGTACAAGCACTACAAGGAGCAGTTCAAGTCCAACAAGCAGCTCGCCGACTCCATCACGCCGGACCAGATGGAACAGAGCTACCAGGTCAAGCTGAAGGACCCGACGAAGTTCGAGGTGGTGGCGAGCGCCTTCAACGGGCGCAAGGGCGTGCAGTCGGTGGAGGACCAGCGCAAGGTGCTGCAGAACCTCTTCGACCTGCTCAACGGCATGACCCGGGTCGCGTACGTGGTGCTGGCGTTCATGCTCACCGTGGCGATGCTGCTGATCATCAACACCGTACGGGTGTCCGCGTTCTCCCGGCGCCGGGAGACCGGGATCATGCGGCTGGTGGGCGCGTCGAGCTTCTACATCCAGATGCCGTTCATCATGGAGGCCGCCTTCGCGGGGCTGGTCGGCGCGGGACTCGCGTGCGTGATGCTGCTCGGCGGACGGTACTTCCTGATCGACGCGGGCCTCAGACTCCAGGACAAGATCCCCTTGGTGTCCTTCCTCGGCTGGGGGCCGGTGGTGCAGGTGCTCCCGCTGGTGCTGCTGATCGGCGTGGTGATGCCAGCGTTCGCGGCGTTCATCGCACTGCGCCGCTATCTGAAGGTCTGA
- the ftsE gene encoding cell division ATP-binding protein FtsE yields MIRFDSVTKTYPKQNRPALRDVSLEIEKGEFVFLVGSSGSGKSTFLRLILREERTDTGMVHVLGKDLARLSNWKVPQMRRQLGTVFQDFRLLPNKTVAENVAFALEVIGKPRGTIRKTVPEVLDLVGLAGKDDRMPGELSGGEQQRVAIARAFVNRPMLLIADEPTGNLDPQTSVGIMRLLDRINRTGTTVVMATHDQNIVDQMRKRVIELEKGRLVRDQSRGVYGYQH; encoded by the coding sequence GTGATCCGTTTCGACAGCGTCACCAAGACCTACCCCAAGCAGAACCGTCCCGCACTTCGGGATGTCTCGCTGGAGATCGAGAAAGGGGAGTTCGTCTTCCTGGTGGGCTCGTCGGGCTCAGGGAAGTCGACCTTCCTGCGACTCATCCTCCGCGAAGAGCGCACGGACACCGGCATGGTGCACGTCCTGGGCAAGGACCTCGCCCGGCTGTCGAACTGGAAGGTCCCGCAGATGCGGCGCCAACTCGGCACCGTCTTCCAGGACTTCCGGCTGCTGCCGAACAAGACCGTGGCCGAGAACGTGGCGTTCGCGCTCGAAGTGATCGGCAAGCCGCGCGGCACCATCCGCAAGACCGTGCCCGAAGTGCTCGACCTGGTGGGTCTGGCCGGCAAGGACGACCGGATGCCCGGCGAGCTGTCCGGCGGTGAGCAGCAGCGGGTGGCGATCGCCCGCGCCTTCGTCAACCGCCCGATGCTGCTGATCGCCGACGAGCCGACCGGAAACCTCGACCCGCAGACGTCGGTGGGCATCATGCGTCTGCTGGACCGGATCAACCGGACCGGCACCACCGTGGTGATGGCCACCCACGACCAGAACATCGTCGACCAGATGCGCAAGCGCGTCATCGAACTCGAGAAGGGGCGACTGGTCCGCGACCAGTCGCGCGGTGTGTACGGCTACCAGCACTGA
- the prfB gene encoding peptide chain release factor 2 translates to MAIVDVSEELKSLSSTMGSIEAVLDLDRMRGDIAALEEQAAVPSLWDDPENAQKVTSRLSHLQAELRKVETLRGRIDDLAVLFELAEAEDDADTRTEAEAEMEQVRKALDEMEVRTLLSGEYDAREALVNIRAEAGGVDAADFAEQLQRMYLRWAERHGYPTEVYETSYAEEAGIKSTTFTVKVPYAYGTLSVEQGTHRMVRISPFDNQGRRQTSFAGVEVLPVVEQSDHVEIDESELRVDVYRASGPGGQGVNTTDSAVRITHLPTGIVVSCQNERSQIQNKASAMNVLQAKLLERRRQEEQALMDSLGKSDGGNSWGNQMRSYVLHPYQMVKDLRTEHEVGNPQGVLDGDIDGFIEAGIRWRKSREKADA, encoded by the coding sequence GTGGCGATCGTCGACGTTTCCGAAGAACTGAAGTCTCTCTCCTCCACCATGGGGTCGATCGAGGCCGTGCTCGACCTCGACCGGATGCGGGGGGACATCGCCGCGCTCGAGGAGCAGGCCGCGGTGCCCTCGCTCTGGGACGACCCGGAGAACGCGCAGAAGGTCACCAGCCGGCTCTCGCACCTCCAGGCGGAGCTGCGCAAGGTCGAGACGTTGCGCGGCCGGATCGACGACCTCGCGGTGCTCTTCGAACTCGCCGAGGCCGAGGACGACGCCGACACCCGCACCGAGGCCGAGGCCGAGATGGAGCAGGTCCGCAAGGCGCTGGACGAGATGGAGGTCCGCACCCTGCTCTCCGGCGAGTACGACGCCCGTGAGGCGCTGGTCAACATCCGCGCCGAGGCCGGCGGTGTCGACGCGGCCGACTTCGCCGAGCAGCTCCAGCGGATGTACCTGCGCTGGGCCGAGCGGCACGGCTACCCCACCGAGGTCTACGAGACGTCGTACGCGGAGGAGGCCGGCATCAAGTCGACCACCTTCACCGTCAAGGTCCCCTACGCCTACGGCACCCTCTCCGTCGAGCAGGGCACCCACCGCATGGTCCGCATCTCTCCCTTCGACAACCAGGGCCGCCGGCAGACCTCCTTCGCCGGCGTCGAGGTGCTGCCCGTCGTCGAGCAGTCCGACCACGTCGAGATCGACGAGTCCGAGCTGCGCGTCGACGTCTACCGCGCGTCCGGCCCCGGCGGCCAGGGCGTCAACACCACGGACTCCGCGGTCCGCATCACCCACCTGCCGACCGGCATCGTGGTCTCCTGCCAGAACGAGCGCTCGCAGATCCAGAACAAGGCGAGCGCGATGAACGTCCTCCAGGCCAAGCTGCTCGAACGGCGCCGCCAGGAGGAGCAGGCCCTGATGGACTCGCTCGGCAAGAGCGACGGCGGCAACTCCTGGGGCAACCAGATGCGTTCGTACGTCCTGCACCCGTACCAGATGGTGAAGGACCTGCGCACCGAGCACGAGGTCGGCAACCCGCAGGGCGTCCTCGACGGCGACATCGACGGGTTCATCGAGGCGGGCATCCGCTGGCGCAAGTCCCGCGAGAAGGCCGACGCGTAA
- a CDS encoding serine/threonine-protein kinase, which translates to MRPVGSKYLLEEPLGRGATGTVWRARVREDEGTLVAVKVLKEELAGDPDVVMRFLRERSALLRLRHPHIVRVRDLVVEGDLLALVMDLIDGPDLHRYLRENGPFSPIATALLTAAVADALAASHADGIVHRDLKPANVLLATTTGEDGAERMHPMLTDFGIARLADSPGVTRTQEFVGTPAYVAPESAQGRPQTSAVDVYGAGVLMYELVTGRAPFRGDSALEVLHAHMTDQAERPGNVPEPLWTVIERCLRKNPDQRPSAENLARALRVVAAGVGVHASPAQAEAALGVGALLGPEADPALVPGTGDPAAAGAFGDAEPTQVLPAGSTAYDPNATTGVLDSDRYRGAVDAADAANAADAAGVAGAADGTRVLPASEAQGPPQAQGPHPWESQLSAARHRNEQTEVRQVPPEMDPLYRRPVRRAQQQQPPQQSQPPQQYGGARPYPQQGNPGQAGPYGYPQQQPQQQRPQQQRYQPPPQNYEPQRYEPQRPPAPAAPARGHEPREPRRGANPMKIPGLGCLKGCLMVILVLVVIFVVVWYTTPLPDWVNSTRNLWDATSSWVNSAWDKISAITGDSGGGSGSN; encoded by the coding sequence GTGCGGCCGGTAGGCAGCAAATACCTTCTGGAGGAACCGCTCGGACGCGGTGCCACCGGGACCGTCTGGCGTGCCCGGGTGCGCGAGGACGAGGGCACCCTGGTCGCGGTCAAGGTGCTCAAGGAGGAACTGGCCGGCGACCCGGACGTGGTGATGCGCTTCCTGCGCGAGCGCTCCGCCCTGCTGCGGCTGCGGCACCCGCACATCGTCCGGGTCCGCGACCTCGTGGTCGAGGGTGACCTGCTCGCGCTGGTCATGGACCTGATCGACGGCCCCGACCTGCACCGCTACCTGCGGGAGAACGGCCCGTTCAGCCCGATCGCCACCGCCCTGCTGACCGCGGCCGTCGCGGACGCGCTCGCCGCCAGCCACGCCGACGGCATCGTGCACCGCGACCTCAAGCCCGCCAACGTGCTGCTCGCCACCACCACCGGCGAGGACGGCGCCGAGCGGATGCACCCGATGCTGACCGACTTCGGTATCGCCCGGCTGGCCGACTCCCCGGGGGTGACCCGCACCCAGGAGTTCGTGGGCACACCGGCCTACGTCGCCCCGGAGTCCGCGCAGGGCCGCCCGCAGACCTCGGCGGTCGACGTGTACGGCGCCGGCGTGCTGATGTACGAGCTGGTCACCGGGCGTGCGCCCTTCCGCGGCGACTCCGCGCTGGAGGTGCTGCACGCCCACATGACCGACCAGGCCGAGCGCCCCGGCAACGTGCCGGAGCCGCTGTGGACCGTGATCGAGCGCTGCCTGCGCAAGAACCCCGATCAGCGGCCCAGCGCGGAGAACCTGGCGCGGGCGCTGCGGGTGGTCGCCGCGGGCGTGGGGGTGCACGCCAGCCCGGCGCAGGCCGAGGCGGCACTCGGCGTGGGCGCGCTGCTCGGCCCCGAGGCCGACCCGGCGCTGGTGCCGGGCACCGGTGATCCCGCGGCTGCCGGAGCCTTCGGCGACGCCGAGCCCACCCAGGTGCTGCCGGCCGGCAGCACGGCGTACGACCCGAACGCGACGACCGGCGTGCTCGACTCGGACCGCTATCGCGGGGCCGTGGACGCCGCCGATGCCGCGAACGCCGCTGACGCGGCGGGTGTGGCCGGCGCCGCCGACGGCACCCGTGTCCTGCCCGCCTCCGAGGCGCAGGGCCCGCCGCAGGCCCAGGGCCCGCACCCGTGGGAGTCCCAGCTCAGCGCCGCCCGCCACCGCAACGAGCAGACCGAGGTCCGCCAGGTCCCGCCGGAGATGGACCCGCTCTACCGCCGCCCGGTGCGCAGGGCACAGCAGCAGCAGCCCCCGCAGCAGTCGCAACCCCCGCAGCAGTACGGCGGCGCCCGGCCGTACCCCCAGCAGGGCAACCCGGGACAGGCCGGCCCGTACGGCTACCCGCAGCAGCAGCCCCAGCAGCAGCGGCCCCAGCAGCAGCGCTACCAGCCGCCGCCGCAGAACTACGAGCCCCAGCGGTACGAACCGCAGCGCCCGCCCGCTCCGGCGGCGCCCGCGCGGGGGCACGAGCCGCGCGAGCCGCGGCGCGGCGCGAACCCGATGAAGATCCCGGGCCTGGGCTGCCTGAAGGGCTGCCTGATGGTGATCCTCGTGCTCGTGGTCATCTTCGTCGTGGTCTGGTACACCACGCCGCTGCCCGACTGGGTGAACAGCACCCGCAACCTGTGGGACGCGACGTCGAGTTGGGTCAACAGCGCGTGGGACAAGATCTCCGCGATCACCGGCGACTCCGGTGGCGGCTCCGGCAGCAACTGA